Proteins encoded by one window of Plasmodium falciparum 3D7 genome assembly, chromosome: 4:
- a CDS encoding protein SOC1, putative: MDNGIYWRLKNNDMSLELIKYIEEDDIKNILNYEGLLQEIKSENFDLLKYLVKEENLMKILCYIIEESDESTDYDKSYKFPYKCHQIICCENKLIIDSIVYNDKVMKYFWGFLLNKKQLNEVLSGYFSRCAISIYNKNTKEVVNFLRAKKELYLKAFLYHFYSRNITELFKVLLFVKVPYLSIFDIKNIIFYILSNLNGDFVNHNYITCDKEDNITCLIRDMFVRKSEIYYFNYFLVDLSSQLSFTYLTKCIFSQSSSTISAAITIISDLIHYTVLSKSYNNIDFYECLDIYNKEREFRKKEIEHLRKKKQTDKRRRERGRERGREKGRDIDRNRERERERRRRKKKKKKKKGIKRKENDDIIENDVIKRDMRNNILQHEDTNIEVMPNIENSYNNIMINTKEGYQKEIDENQNMNNFESNVLKRMTRVDDHFLKQEREENVLQAEGDINNLEGMNEEDVSEEKKHNEDHRKCLPLNESNAENDDNNNNNNNNNNIGSSSSSSSSSNKEMINSEDSLYNSLINKTYNLDDNEKTGKDHLEHVQDNKDNCFKNRNHKNDFPYNSFSHYENDYSYSYRKDEISLPSDDDNCDDNYSDENYSDDNCDDNYSDENYSDENYSDDNYSDEIYSDENYSDDIQNNNSLNYRRSNISSVSYAHLRNIKLEHVLNRMKRLASHKICFNLNNEESLPSKEETNKNNNNNNNNNNNNSNNNNNNNNNSNNNNNVEDNRKEDTFHIFQKEEGDANIPIDKWIEYLDNSSFIDICFFSYIKDIMKLYIMNINKNKNKNILGFTTLEIIQLIKTLIKTKSKNILTEIIDEGFFDISIDIFFKYKWNNLLHISVCDLLQTIIFKENEYSYLLYYILALTTFLPKCLRYFDAVRRCRNIKNKKKKKKFESLIDCGYKAHLLHICQILSNKSLEIKWLSNFLVTVSGWNDIIIDELNHYSLYFNDMSYSDEKKNEDMELEDIENNHNHIVNTNIMNNNNNQHDDDDDKEKKKNYNNNDDDDDDHNFNNYSNVIDILFDENKNDFSTYDYNHFYKNESNNNEHLPVTSKYGFEDHPYEENINEHHNKEKMGIHIDEGDKNYDDNKKNDDNINHDDNINNDDNMNHDDNINNEDNINNEDNINNDNNINNDNNINNDDNINNDDNINNDDNINNDDNINNDNNKNFNYEELSIQNKDQDKTQPSTLDINMDDHFVNQNYKENNNEPVILSGEE; this comes from the coding sequence atggacaATGGTATATACTGGAGGTTAAAAAACAACGATATGTCTTTGGaacttataaaatatattgaagaagatgatataaaaaatatattaaattatgaagGATTATTACAAGAAATAAAATCTGAGAATTTCGAtttgttaaaatatttagTTAAAGAAGAGaatttaatgaaaatattatgttatataatagaaGAGTCTGATGAAAGTACTGATTATGacaaatcatataaatttccTTATAAATGTCATCAGATTATATGTTgtgaaaataaattaattatagatagtattgtatataatgataaggttatgaaatatttttggGGTTTCCTATTAAATAAGAAACAATTAAATGAAGTTCTTTCAGGATATTTTAGTAGATGTgctatatctatatataataagaatacaAAAGAAgttgtaaattttttaagaGCAAAAAAAGAGTTATATTTAAAAGCatttctttatcatttttattcaaGAAATATAACAGAATTATttaaagtattattatttgtcaAAGTTCCTTATTTATCCATATTTGATAttaagaatattattttttatatccttaGTAATTTAAACGGTGATTTTGttaatcataattatattacatgTGATAAAGAAGATAATATTACTTGTTTAATTAGAGATATGTTTGTTAGGAAAtctgaaatatattattttaattattttctaGTAGATCTATCATCACAATTATCATTCACTTATTTAACAAAATGCATTTTTTCACAATCATCATCAACCATCTCAGCAGCCATAACCATAATATCGGATCTAATACATTATACTGTTTTATCCAAGTCTTATAATAACATTGATTTTTATGAATGCTtagatatttataataaagaaagagaatttagaaaaaaggaaattgaGCACTTGcggaaaaaaaaacaaaccgataaaagaagaagagaAAGGGGAAGAGAAAGGGGAAGAGAAAAGGGAAGAGATATAGATAGAAATAGAGAAAGAGAAAGAGAAAGAAGAAGacggaaaaaaaaaaaaaaaaaaaaaaaaggaataaaaagaaaagaaaatgatgatattatTGAAAATGATGTTATAAAAAGAGATATgcgaaataatattttacaacATGAAGATACTAATATAGAAGTAATGCCCAATATTGAAAATAgttataataacattatgATTAATACAAAAGAAGGATATCAAAAAGAAATAGATGAAAACCAGAATATGAACAATTTTGAAAGTAATGTATTAAAACGTATGACAAGAGTTGATGATCATTTTTTGAAACAAGAACGTGAAGAAAATGTGTTACAAGCTGAGGGGGATATTAACAACTTGGAAGGTATGAATGAAGAGGATGTGtcagaagaaaaaaaacataatgaGGATCATAGAAAATGTTTACCATTAAATGAATCTAATGctgaaaatgatgataataataataataataataataataataatattggtagtagtagtagtagtagtagtagtagtaataaagAAATGATAAATTCAGAagattctttatataattcactcataaataaaacatacaatttagatgataatgaaaaaactGGGAAGGATCATTTAGAACATGTTCAAGATAATAAGGACAATTGTTTTAAAAATAGGAACCACAAAAATGATTTCCCTTACAATTCCTTCAGCCACTATGAAAATGATTATTCGTATTCTTACAGAAAAGATGAAATATCCTTACCAtctgatgatgataattgtgatgataattatagtgatgaaaattatagtgatgataattgtgatgataattatagtgatgaaaattatagtgatgaaaattatagtgatgataattatagtGATGAAATTTATAGTGATGAAAATTATAGTGATGACATACAAAACAATAACAGTTTAAATTATAGGAGAAGTAATATTTCGTCTGTGTCATATGCTcatttaagaaatataaagcTCGAGCATGTACTTAATAGAATGAAACGGTTAGCTAGCCATAAAATTTGTTTCAACCTGAATAATGAAGAGAGTTTGCCCTCAAAAGAAGAaactaataaaaataataacaacaataataataataataataataatagcaacaataataacaacaataataacaacagtaataacaataataatgttgaAGATAATAGAAAGGAAGAtacttttcatatttttcaaaaagaaGAAGGTGATGCAAATATACCCATAGATAAATGGATTGAATATTTAGATAATAGCTCTTTTATagatatatgtttttttagttatataaaagatattatgaaattatatattatgaatattaataagaataagaataaaaatattctagGATTTACAACATTAGAAATAATCcaattaataaaaacattaatTAAAACGAAATCAAAAAATATCTTAACAGAAATTATCGATGAAggattttttgatatatctattgatatattttttaaatataaatggaataatttattacatatatctgTATGTGATTTATTACAaactattatatttaaagaaaatgaatattcatatttgttatattatattctagCCTTAACAACTTTCCTTCCTAAATGTTTACGTTATTTTGATGCTGTTAGAAGAtgtagaaatattaaaaataaaaaaaaaaaaaaaaaattcgaaAGCCTTATAGATTGTGGTTATAAAGCACATCTATTACATATTTGTCAAATATTAAGTAATAAATCTTTAGAAATAAAATGGTTGTCCAATTTTCTAGTTACTGTATCTGGATggaatgatataataattgaCGAGTTAAACCATTATTCCCTATATTTTAATGATATGTCGTATtctgatgaaaaaaaaaatgaagacatGGAACTAGAAGATATAGAAAACAATCATAATCATATCGTTAATActaatataatgaataataataataatcaacatgatgatgatgatgataaagaaaaaaaaaaaaattataataataatgatgatgatgatgatgaccataattttaataattattctaATGTCATCGATATACTTTtcgatgaaaataaaaatgatttttctacatatgattataatcatttttataaaaatgaaagtaATAACAATGAACATTTACCCGTAACGTCCAAATACGGATTTGAAGATCACCCTTATGAGGAAAACATAAATGAACAccataataaagaaaagatGGGAATTCATATTGATGAAggtgataaaaattatgatgataataaaaaaaatgatgataatataaatcatgatgataatataaataatgatgataatatgaatcatgatgataatataaataatgaagataatataaataatgaagataatataaataatgataataatataaataatgataataatataaataatgatgataatataaataatgatgataatataaataatgatgataatataaataatgatgataatataaataatgataataataaaaattttaattatgaaGAACTTTCTATTCAAAATAAAGACCAGGATAAAACACAACCATCCACACTAGACATAAATATGGATGATCATTTTGTTaatcaaaattataaagaaaataataatgaaccTGTAATTTTATCTGGTGAAGAATAA
- a CDS encoding eukaryotic translation initiation factor 3 subunit M, putative → MSIYIQLTHDLSGTVTAVTIGDWILGILKEKNIQEYEVFFKKFLHIYQKQDKDSECNNRSEIFSLLLSASDFVFETLVETKKNNKIKVIIDNKESVKSYNEFYKEVEEYFVILISILQLEFKSVEELNNATNNFIKAIKNYNEFPELRLKILQLLYNSFNVNFSFRFPTFIAILQFCSQNNIFHNMLPYIKYIDDWIKEWNISTREKRHIYLIISQELKKLKKYEESYEHLKKHIYYYDNEHKDILNHPNSINASIELIVDAININNNIYFHEIINLHAIQNLQFIPQHQPLFDLLLIFYKYTINEFLVFKNKHGSDFFNKYNIDIQTCESKIYLLSIISLFNDHKVQNIQFISKQLNISVVQIENILVAAIGSGVIDAKIDQINQTVHMKTTILRNFDDENWKQLNNQITKYINNVQKILELTKHANK, encoded by the coding sequence ATGTCCATATATATTCAGCTAACGCATGACTTGTCAGGTACTGTGACTGCTGTGACGATTGGGGATTGGATATTAGGAATATTGAAAGAGAAGAATATTCAAGAGTATGAAgtgttttttaaaaagttttTGCATATTTATCAGAAGCAAGATAAAGATTCAGAATGTAATAATAGATCTGagatattttctttattattatcagcAAGTGATTTTGTATTTGAGACGTTAGTAGAAactaaaaagaataataagataaaagtaataatagaTAATAAAGAGAGTGTAAAGAGTTATAATGAGTTTTATAAAGAAGTTGAAgaatattttgtaatattaatatcaATATTACAATTAGAATTTAAGAGTGttgaagaattaaataatgctacaaataattttataaaggctataaaaaattataatgaatttCCAGAATTacgtttaaaaatattacaattattatataattcttttaatgtaaatttttcttttcgttTCCCAACATTTATTGCTATATTACAATTTTGttcacaaaataatatttttcataatatgttaccatatattaaatatatagatgatTGGATTAAAGAATGGAATATATCAACAAGAGAAAAaagacatatatatttaattatatcccaagaattaaaaaaattaaaaaaatatgaggAATCCTAtgaacatttaaaaaaacatatatattattatgataatgaacATAAAGATATTTTAAATCATCCCAATTCTATAAATGCTAGTATTGAACTAATTGTAGAtgctataaatattaataataatatttattttcatgaaattattaatttacaTGCTATACAAAATTTACAATTTATTCCTCAACATCAACCattatttgatttattacttatattttataaatatactatTAATGAATTCCtagtttttaaaaataaacatggATCAGatttttttaacaaatataatattgatatacAAACATGTGAAAGCAAAATCTATCTATTAtctattatttcattatttaatgatCATAAAGTACAAAACATACAATTCATCTCAAaacaattaaatatatccGTTGTACAAATAGAAAATATTCTTGTAGCAGCTATAGGAAGTGGAGTTATCGATGCCAAAATAGATCAAATTAATCAAACCGTTCATATGAAAACCACCATACTTAGAAATTTTGATGACGAAAATTGGAAACAACTCAATAACCAAATCAcaaagtatataaataatgtacaaaaaatattGGAACTTACTAAACATGCCAACAAATAa